From the genome of Cinclus cinclus chromosome 12, bCinCin1.1, whole genome shotgun sequence, one region includes:
- the LRRN1 gene encoding leucine-rich repeat neuronal protein 1, whose translation MAKVRVVLTVCQLVLELLMNSLTESSIQSNECPQLCVCEIRPWFTPQSTYREATTVDCNDLRLTKIPSNLSSDTQVLLLQSNNIAKTTDELQQLFNLTELDFSQNNFTSIRDVGLSNLTQLTTLHLEENQITEMTDYCLQDLCNLQELYINHNQISSISANAFSGLKNLLRLHLNSNKLKVIDSRWFDSTPNLEILMIGENPVIGILDMNFKSLSNLRSLVLAGMYLTDIPGNALVGLDSLESLSFYDNKLVKVPQLALEKVPNLKFLDLNKNPIHKIQEGDFKNMLRLKELGINNMGELVSVDRYALDNLPELTKLEATNNPKLSYIHRLAFRNVPALESLMLNNNALNAVYQKTVESLPNLREISIHSNPLRCDCVIHWINSNKTNIRFMEPLSMFCAMPPEYRGQQVKEVLIQDSNEQCLPMISHETFPNHLNLDIGMTVFLDCRAMAEPEPEIYWVTPLGNKVTVESLSDKYKLSSEGTLEISNIQVEDSGRYTCVAQNVEGADTRVATIRVNGTLLDGTQVLKIYVKQAESHSILVSWKVNSNVMTSNLKWSSATMKIDNPHITYTARVPVDVHEYNLTHLQPSTDYEVCLTVSNIHQQTQRSCVNVTTKNAAFTLDISDQETSTALAAVMGSMFAVISLASISVYIAKRFKRKNYHHSLKKYMQKTSSIPLNELYPPLINLWEGDSEKDKDGSAETKPTQVDTSRSYYMW comes from the coding sequence ATGGCAAAGGTTAGAGTTGTTTTAACTGTGTGCCAGTTGGTGCTAGAATTGTTAATGAATTCATTAACTGAGTCTTCCATACAGAGCAACGAATGTCCGCAGCTTTGTGTCTGTGAAATCCGGCCCTGGTTTACACCACAGTCAACCTACAGGGAAGCCACCACAGTTGACTGCAACGACCTCCGGTTAACAAAAATCCCCAGCAACCTCTCCAGTGACACTCAAGTTCTTTTGTTACAAAGCAACAACATTGCAAAGACCACAGACGAACTCCAGCAGCTCTTTAATTTAACTGAATTGGATTTCTCACAAAATAACTTCACAAGTATCAGAGATGTGGGGCTCTCTAATCTCACTCAGCTTACGACTTTGCACCTGGAGGAGAACCAGATCACGGAGATGACCGACTACTGCCTGCAAGACCTCTGCAATCTGCAGGAGCTCTACATAAACCACAACCAGATCAGCAGCATTTCCGCAAACGCATTCTCTGGCCTGAAAAATCTTCTGAGATTACACCTCAACTCCAACAAATTAAAGGTTATTGACAGCCGCTGGTTTGATTCTACTCCCAACTTAGAGATTCTCATGATTGGAGAAAACCCAGTGATTGGAATACTTGATATGAATTTCAAATCACTCTCAAACTTAAGGAGTCTAGTTTTGGCAGGTATGTACCTCACAGACATTCCTGGCAATGCCTTGGTAGGCTTGGATAGTCTTGAAAGTCTTTCTTTTTATGACAACAAATTGGTGAAAGTTCCTCAGCTCGCACTTGAGAAAGTTCCCAATTTAAAATTCCTGGATCTCAACAAAAACCCAATTCATAAAATTCAAGAAGGggattttaaaaacatgctgAGATTGAAAGAGCTTGGGATCAACAACATGGGAGAACTCGTGTCTGTCGATAGGTACGCACTGGACAACCTGCCTGAACTAACAAAGCTGGAAGCCACCAACAACCCAAAGCTGTCTTACATCCATCGCCTGGCGTTCCGCAACGTCCCCGCCCTGGAGAGCCTGATGCTCAACAACAATGCCTTGAATGCAGTCTACCAAAAGACAGTGGAATCCCTCCCAAACCTGCGCGAGATCAGCATCCACAGCAACCCGCTCAGGTGTGACTGCGTCATCCACTGGATCAACTCCAACAAAACCAACATCCGCTTCATGGAGCCTCTCTCCATGTTCTGTGCTATGCCTCCAGAGTACCGGGGGCAGCAGGTGAAGGAAGTGCTGATACAGGACTCAAACGAACAATGTCTTCCAATGATCTCTCACGAGACCTTTCCCAACCACTTAAACCTGGACATCGGCATGACAGTGTTTTTAGATTGCCGGGCCATGGCAGAACCTGAGCCAGAAATCTACTGGGTCACTCCTCTGGGCAATAAAGTCACCGTGGAAAGCCTCTCTGACAAATACAAGCTGAGCAGTGAGGGCACCTTGGAAATCTCCAACATCCAGGTTGAGGACTCTGGGAGATACACCTGTGTCGCTCAGAACGTAGAAGGGGCTGACACAAGGGTCGCCACCATCCGGGTGAACGGAACGCTCCTGGATGGCACCCAGGTTCTGAAGATTTATGTTAAACAAGCTGAATCCCATTCCATCCTGGTTTCTTGGAAAGTCAATTCCAACGTCATGACATCCAATTTAAAATGGTCATCGGCCACAATGAAGATTGACAACCCTCACATCACCTACACCGCCAGGGTCCCGGTGGATGTCCACGAATACAACCTCACACATTTACAACCCTCTACAGATTATGAAGTGTGTCTGACAGTGTCCAATATCCATCAGCAGACGCAGAGATCCTGTGTCAACGTCACGACCAAAAACGCAGCTTTTACGCTGGACATTTCCGACCAGGAGACCAGCACGGCCCTGGCAGCGGTGATGGGATCCATGTTTGCTGTCATCAGCCTCGCCTCCATCTCTGTTTATATTGCAAAAAGGTTTAAGAGAAAAAACTACCACCACTCAttgaaaaaatatatgcaaaagaCCTCTTCAATCCCCCTGAACGAGCTCTACCCTCCACTTATTAATCTCTGGGAAGGTGACAGTGAAAAAGACAAGGATGGCTCTGCAGAGACCAAGCCGACCCAAGTGGACACATCCAGAAGCTATTACATGTGGTAA